The proteins below come from a single Gimesia alba genomic window:
- a CDS encoding SRPBCC family protein, which translates to MATFETSVQLTTTPEEIFEFLIDTDNILKISPPDTGLAFTKKPDKLSLGAVLEFQIQGFGKVQEGTHEIIAFEKPDFFTEKQISGPLKSYTHEHRIISSGDNQITLIDRLEFEPPGGLLGFLITESKLLDLFDEGFFHRHNALKAIFP; encoded by the coding sequence ATGGCGACCTTCGAAACCAGCGTTCAGTTAACTACCACTCCCGAAGAGATTTTTGAATTTCTGATTGATACCGATAACATTCTGAAAATCAGCCCCCCCGACACCGGTCTGGCTTTCACCAAAAAACCAGACAAATTATCTCTGGGTGCGGTTCTCGAATTTCAGATTCAGGGCTTCGGCAAAGTGCAGGAAGGGACTCACGAAATCATCGCCTTCGAAAAGCCCGACTTTTTCACCGAGAAACAGATCTCCGGGCCGCTCAAATCATACACGCACGAACATCGCATCATATCCAGCGGCGACAATCAGATCACCCTGATCGATCGACTGGAGTTCGAACCGCCGGGCGGACTGCTCGGCTTTCTAATCACCGAATCGAAGCTGCTGGATCTGTTTGACGAAGGCTTTTTCCACCGTCATAACGCATTAAAAGCGATCTTTCCGTAA